In Paenibacillus guangzhouensis, a single window of DNA contains:
- the smpB gene encoding SsrA-binding protein SmpB, with the protein MGKKADGKVLAQNKKASHDYFIEDTYEAGLVLTGTEIKSLRMGRANIGDAFATIRNGEIFIHNMHISPFEQGNRFNPSDPTRARKLLLHKVQIHKLLGQTKTEGYTIVPLKIYVRNGYAKLLIGLGRGKKQYDKREAAAKRDAQRDIQRILREKQKVAR; encoded by the coding sequence ATGGGTAAAAAAGCAGACGGCAAAGTGCTTGCTCAGAATAAAAAGGCATCCCATGATTATTTTATTGAAGATACGTATGAAGCGGGTCTGGTGCTGACCGGAACGGAAATCAAATCATTGCGGATGGGCAGAGCGAACATTGGTGATGCCTTTGCGACGATTCGGAATGGAGAAATCTTCATTCACAATATGCACATCAGTCCGTTCGAGCAAGGCAATCGATTTAACCCAAGCGATCCGACACGTGCGCGGAAGCTGCTGCTGCACAAGGTGCAGATCCACAAGCTGCTCGGACAGACGAAGACTGAAGGCTATACGATTGTTCCGCTTAAGATTTATGTTCGTAACGGCTATGCGAAGCTGTTAATCGGACTCGGTCGAGGGAAGAAACAATACGACAAGCGTGAAGCTGCGGCGAAGCGGGATGCGCAGCGCGATATTCAGCGTATTCTACGCGAAAAGCAGAAAGTTGCTAGATAA